One genomic window of Candidatus Bathyarchaeia archaeon includes the following:
- a CDS encoding stage II sporulation protein M: MKVLRQSLEAAGRLRGILLLVTLIYVTTYLVGSYMVQINIPSAVKLGESTLETVSANPVFVPVIGALRSGNLILAIAYTFSINLLGGAFATTTLPGVIPLIGGVGSMLISGVRGFLLGAVFQYAEIYQVSPGYTVLVVGTLILELGAYVFSAAAGVNISLSTVFPSRYGVESRSTAFKEAWKDALKIYFIVTILLAIGAVWEMTGIYLSTQR, from the coding sequence ATGAAGGTTCTACGCCAATCCTTGGAGGCGGCTGGGAGGTTAAGGGGGATTCTTCTTCTAGTCACGTTAATCTACGTGACCACTTACCTAGTCGGCTCCTACATGGTTCAAATCAACATCCCCTCCGCTGTGAAGCTCGGTGAATCCACCCTTGAAACCGTTTCCGCTAACCCAGTTTTTGTTCCCGTAATCGGGGCTCTGAGAAGCGGAAACCTCATACTCGCGATCGCGTACACATTCTCGATCAACCTTTTAGGCGGGGCCTTCGCGACGACTACTTTACCAGGGGTAATTCCATTAATAGGCGGCGTGGGATCGATGCTCATCAGCGGGGTTCGTGGATTCCTGTTAGGAGCCGTTTTCCAATACGCCGAAATTTACCAGGTTTCACCCGGTTACACGGTCTTGGTTGTAGGCACTTTAATCCTAGAGCTAGGCGCCTATGTGTTCTCCGCGGCCGCCGGAGTCAACATAAGCCTTTCCACCGTTTTCCCAAGCAGATATGGTGTTGAATCTCGTTCAACAGCTTTTAAAGAGGCTTGGAAAGACGCTTTGAAAATATACTTCATAGTCACCATTCTGCTAGCGATCGGGGCTGTATGGGAGATGACAGGCATATACCTTTCAACGCAACGATAA
- a CDS encoding bifunctional 5,10-methylenetetrahydrofolate dehydrogenase/5,10-methenyltetrahydrofolate cyclohydrolase, giving the protein MTAVLMDGKKLSELVKLYISEEVKQLKSRGVQPKLATVMVGEDPASKIYVSIKHKACEETGVKSENHQLNGDVEEDELLNLIGELNEDGKTHGILVQLPLPQSIDSYKVVDRIKPEKDVDGLNPYNMGKLSYKRHILAPCTPGGIMTLLRYYNVDLAGQHVVIVNRSPLVGKPLMLLTRFDPMQMHLFNADMLFLNEDAVVSVCHSKTRDLLYFTKNADILISAVGRRPHFHVTADMVKPGSAVVDVGVSRVDGRIVGDVEFDEVKEKVGYITPNPGGVGPMTVAMLLYNTLLATSNQTGLPLTRTLESFLKEKKSVENGI; this is encoded by the coding sequence ATTTCAGAGGAGGTTAAACAGCTTAAGAGCAGAGGCGTTCAACCTAAACTGGCCACGGTGATGGTGGGCGAGGACCCCGCCTCCAAGATCTATGTGTCGATAAAGCATAAGGCTTGCGAAGAAACGGGCGTGAAGTCGGAAAACCATCAGCTGAACGGCGATGTAGAAGAGGATGAGTTGTTAAACCTGATCGGCGAGTTAAACGAAGATGGGAAAACCCATGGAATACTGGTCCAGCTTCCATTACCTCAGAGCATAGACAGCTATAAAGTAGTTGACCGAATAAAGCCTGAGAAAGACGTGGATGGCCTAAACCCCTACAACATGGGGAAACTATCGTATAAAAGACATATTTTGGCTCCATGCACTCCAGGCGGCATCATGACGCTTCTCAGATACTACAACGTCGATTTGGCGGGTCAACACGTGGTCATCGTAAATCGAAGCCCATTAGTGGGGAAGCCGTTAATGCTACTTACCAGATTCGACCCCATGCAAATGCATCTCTTCAACGCCGACATGCTGTTTCTGAACGAGGACGCCGTCGTCTCTGTCTGTCATTCCAAGACAAGGGACTTACTGTACTTCACGAAGAACGCTGACATACTGATTTCAGCTGTTGGTAGAAGACCGCACTTCCACGTAACGGCGGACATGGTTAAACCAGGGTCAGCGGTGGTGGATGTGGGGGTAAGCCGGGTTGACGGCAGAATCGTCGGGGATGTGGAATTCGATGAGGTCAAGGAGAAGGTGGGCTATATAACTCCTAACCCTGGGGGTGTTGGACCCATGACGGTGGCCATGCTTCTATACAACACCTTACTGGCGACTTCAAATCAAACAGGCTTACCCTTAACGCGAACACTTGAAAGCTTTTTGAAAGAGAAAAAGAGCGTGGAAAATGGAATTTAA